One part of the Meleagris gallopavo isolate NT-WF06-2002-E0010 breed Aviagen turkey brand Nicholas breeding stock chromosome 20, Turkey_5.1, whole genome shotgun sequence genome encodes these proteins:
- the CHAD gene encoding chondroadherin, protein MNRSGCLLSVLSLLACLISVVQACPPSCHCHGGDLQHVICDNAGLKKIPKVPEQTRLLNLQKNNFPVLPTNGFRDMKKLVSLHLQSSRIKEISTGAFRGLKNLVYLYLTDNQISVIKPGAFDDLSELTYLYLDQNKIPDLSKGILSPLVNLFILHLGSNKIRELKAGVFSGAKDLRWLFLSDNSLTNLLPGALEDVENLAVLHLDKNQLSSYPVSAMSKLRVLEELKLSHNPIEVIPDNAFQSFGRYMQTLHLDNMKLKKFADNAFAGVTVLKTAHLENNRLTQLPRNFPFDKMETLTLSRNAWHCNCQLAHLRKWLKANRTRTEDTCSTPAQYRGQSIRDTPALRTCKLPTKRSRKGSRH, encoded by the exons ATGAATCGGTCAGGATGCCTCCTCAGTGTCCTCAGCCTACTGGCCTGCCTCATCTCCGTCGTGCAAGCGTGTCCCCCGAGCTGCCACTGCCACGGCGGGGACCTGCAGCACGTCATCTGCGACAATGCTGGGTTGAAGAAGATCCCCAAGGTGCCTGAGCAAACACGGCTTCTCAACCTGCAGAAGAACAATTTCCCTGTTCTGCCGACCAACGGCTTCCGGGACATGAAAAAGCTGGTGTCCCTGCATCTCCAGAGCTCACGGATCAAGGAGATCTCAACCGGAGCCTTCAGAGGGCTCAAGAACCTGGTCTACCTCTACCTCACTGACAACCAGATCAGTGTCATAAAGCCAGGAGCCTTTGATGACCTCTCTGAGCTCACCTACCTGTACCTGGACCAGAATAAGATCCCAGACTTATCCAAGGGGATCCTTTCTCCTCTTGTCAATCTCTTCATCCTGCACCTAGGCAGCAATAAAATCCGGGAGCTGAAAGCTGGGGTCTTCAGTGGTGCTAAAGACCTGCGCTGGCTCTTCCTCTCTGACAACTCCCTCACCAACCTCCTGCCCGGGGCCCTGGAGGATGTTGAAAATCTCGCTGTCCTCCACCTGGACAAGAACCAGCTGAGCAGCTATCCCGTGAGTGCAATGAGCAAGCTGAGAGTGCTGGAGGAACTGAAGCTTTCCCACAACCCAATTGAGGTGATTCCGGACAACGCTTTCCAGTCCTTTGGGCGTTACATGCAGACTCTCCACCTGGATAACATGAAACTGAAAAAG TTTGCAGACAACGCGTTCGCCGGCGTCACCGTTCTGAAGACGGCACACCTCGAGAACAACCGGCTGACCCAGCTGCCCCGCAACTTCCCCTTCGACAAGATGGAGACCCTGACGCTCTCCAGGAACGCCTGGCACTGCAACTGCCAGCTGGCACATCTGCGCAA GTGGCTGAAAGCCAATCGCACCCGCACGGAGGACACGTGCTCCACGCCGGCGCAGTACCGGGGGCAGTCCATCAGGGACACCCCGGCCCTCCGCACCTGCAAGCTGCCCACCAAGAGGTCCAGGAAGGGAAGCCGCCATTAA